One Tessaracoccus lacteus DNA window includes the following coding sequences:
- a CDS encoding ATP-dependent DNA ligase translates to MRPMLATPTATPGVPPSGDEWVHEVKWDGVRALAETVDGGLRIYNRNQADVTVAYPEIVAGAVGLPDGLLFDCEITALDPTTGIPTLQAIAPRIHVSNAKKAAKLAAERPALLVVFDLLREGGADLTGLPLEERRRRLALVDLDRPCWHLSDVFDDAEAITQFTADAGMEGVMSKRRGSRYQPGHRSPDWVKTPHRREVVAVIGGWVPQAGTDNVLGALWVGHATDEATFDADPVLYPLARVGSGLKSKERDALMTVLRGLARDTAPFQPLPEGPEVRRTHWVEPMVCVQIRYLSTSKGGALRQPVLRKLRPDVSPVEASTAPVV, encoded by the coding sequence ATGCGACCCATGCTGGCGACACCCACCGCGACGCCCGGGGTTCCCCCGTCGGGCGACGAGTGGGTCCACGAGGTGAAGTGGGACGGCGTCCGTGCCCTGGCCGAGACCGTCGACGGCGGCCTGAGGATCTACAACCGCAACCAGGCCGACGTGACGGTCGCCTACCCGGAGATCGTCGCCGGCGCCGTCGGGCTGCCCGACGGCCTGCTGTTCGACTGCGAGATCACCGCCCTCGATCCGACGACAGGGATCCCGACGCTGCAGGCCATCGCGCCGCGGATCCACGTGAGCAACGCGAAGAAGGCCGCGAAGCTCGCCGCGGAGCGGCCCGCACTGCTCGTGGTGTTCGACCTGCTGCGTGAGGGCGGGGCCGATCTCACCGGGCTGCCACTTGAGGAGCGCCGTCGGCGGCTGGCCCTCGTCGACCTCGACCGTCCGTGCTGGCACCTGTCCGACGTGTTCGACGACGCCGAGGCCATCACGCAATTCACGGCCGACGCGGGCATGGAGGGGGTCATGAGCAAGCGCCGGGGCTCCCGCTACCAGCCGGGTCACCGCAGCCCCGACTGGGTGAAGACGCCCCACCGCAGGGAGGTCGTCGCGGTGATCGGCGGCTGGGTCCCGCAGGCCGGCACCGACAACGTGCTCGGCGCCCTGTGGGTCGGACACGCGACCGATGAGGCGACCTTCGATGCCGACCCCGTCCTCTACCCGCTTGCGCGGGTGGGCTCGGGGCTGAAGTCGAAGGAACGGGACGCGCTCATGACGGTGCTGCGCGGCCTCGCCCGCGACACCGCCCCGTTCCAGCCGCTCCCAGAGGGGCCCGAGGTCCGACGCACGCACTGGGTCGAACCCATGGTGTGCGTGCAGATCCGCTACCTGTCGACGTCGAAGGGCGGCGCCCTGCGCCAGCCGGTGCTGCGTAAGCTCCGCCCCGACGTCAGCCCGGTGGAGGCCTCCACGGCACCGGTGGTCTGA
- a CDS encoding M20 metallopeptidase family protein — MTIDLIALRRELHQIPEVGLQLPRTQERILQALDGLPLEITLGRSVTSVVGVLRGGRPTEGKRPVVLLREDMDALPVEELTGLEYASTNGAMHGCGHDLHMSMLVGAAHDLCARRDELAGDVIFMFQPGEEGADGCRYMLEEGLLDVAGSRPDRVYGIHVWSSLDPCGTFSTKQGTVMASSDEVRVRMIGRGGHGSSPHRAADPVPALAELTTALQTVVTRQYDVVQDPVVITVGLLQAGTMATVIPEEGRLAATVRAFSREARDRAVDMIPQVADSVAAIHGVQAEFELIEQYPVTVNDDDQADLVAGLVGELFGEDRHLRWQHALPAAEDFSRLLETAPGCFIGLSACPPELDPATAPFNHSAYARFDDSVVPDGARLLTELALRHLA, encoded by the coding sequence ATGACCATCGACCTGATCGCCCTGCGCCGTGAACTCCACCAGATCCCCGAGGTCGGGCTGCAGCTGCCCCGGACTCAGGAGCGCATCCTGCAGGCCCTCGACGGGCTGCCGCTGGAGATCACGCTGGGCAGGAGCGTGACGTCGGTCGTAGGCGTGCTGCGCGGCGGTCGCCCCACCGAGGGCAAGCGTCCCGTCGTGCTGCTGCGCGAGGACATGGATGCCCTGCCCGTCGAGGAACTCACCGGGCTCGAATACGCATCTACCAACGGCGCGATGCACGGCTGCGGGCACGACCTGCACATGTCGATGCTGGTCGGCGCAGCGCACGACCTGTGTGCCCGGCGCGACGAGCTGGCCGGCGACGTCATCTTCATGTTCCAGCCCGGAGAGGAGGGCGCGGACGGCTGCCGCTACATGCTGGAGGAGGGCCTCCTCGACGTGGCCGGGTCGCGCCCCGATCGCGTCTACGGCATCCACGTCTGGTCGTCGCTCGACCCGTGCGGCACCTTCTCGACCAAGCAGGGCACGGTCATGGCCAGCTCGGACGAGGTGCGCGTGCGGATGATCGGGCGCGGCGGCCACGGCTCGTCGCCGCACCGCGCCGCCGACCCCGTTCCGGCCCTCGCCGAACTCACCACGGCGCTCCAGACCGTTGTCACGCGCCAGTACGACGTCGTGCAGGACCCGGTCGTCATCACCGTGGGCCTTCTGCAGGCAGGCACCATGGCCACCGTCATCCCCGAGGAAGGGCGCCTCGCCGCGACCGTGCGGGCCTTCTCCCGCGAGGCCCGCGACCGCGCAGTGGACATGATCCCTCAGGTCGCCGACTCGGTCGCCGCCATCCACGGCGTGCAGGCGGAGTTCGAGCTGATCGAGCAGTACCCGGTCACGGTCAACGACGACGATCAGGCCGACCTGGTCGCGGGCCTCGTCGGGGAGCTCTTCGGCGAGGACCGCCACCTGCGCTGGCAGCACGCACTGCCCGCGGCGGAGGACTTCTCACGCCTGCTGGAGACTGCCCCCGGCTGCTTCATCGGTCTGTCCGCCTGCCCTCCGGAACTCGACCCGGCCACCGCCCCGTTCAACCACTCGGCCTATGCCCGCTTCGACGACTCCGTCGTGCCGGACGGCGCCCGGCTCCTGACCGAGCTGGCGCTGCGTCACCTGGCCTGA
- a CDS encoding helix-turn-helix domain-containing protein: MPADDDHKVVCHLDRLLDERGMTLAALAETIGVTPVNLSVLKNQRARAVRFSTLTALCDTLGCQPGDLFTVAR, from the coding sequence ATGCCGGCCGACGACGACCACAAGGTGGTATGTCACCTCGATCGGCTCCTGGATGAGCGCGGCATGACCCTGGCCGCGCTCGCGGAGACGATCGGCGTCACGCCCGTGAACCTGTCCGTCCTGAAGAACCAGCGTGCCAGGGCCGTGCGCTTCAGCACCCTGACAGCGCTGTGCGACACGCTGGGCTGCCAGCCCGGCGACCTGTTCACCGTCGCCCGCTGA
- a CDS encoding pyridoxal phosphate-dependent aminotransferase produces MTTHGTVARLRPFGGTIFAEMSELAVRHGAVNLGQGFPDWDGPPRMLEVARGQIAAGNNQYPPGRGMPGLRAAIADDRAARYGSVLDPATEVLVTVGATEAIAAAVLGLVEPGREVILIEPYYDSYAAAVALAGARRVAVPLVRDGRGFALDVDALRAAVTRDTAMIVVNTPHNPTGTMLTADELGAVAEIACEHDLIVLSDEVYEHLTFDAGHVPVASLPGMRERTITVSSAAKAFNVTGWKIGWALAPAPLIDGVLAAKQFLTFVGGAPFQPAVEHALRHEQAWVEGLRRDLLGKRDRLSAALRNAGFDTLTSAGTYYVCVDLGDGVDGLDFCRRLPAERGVAGVPVSVFTDHPGPWRGIVRFAFCKRDEVLDEGVRRLLAANS; encoded by the coding sequence ATGACGACGCACGGCACCGTGGCACGGCTGAGGCCCTTCGGTGGCACGATCTTCGCCGAGATGTCCGAACTCGCCGTCCGCCACGGCGCGGTCAACCTCGGCCAGGGGTTCCCCGACTGGGACGGGCCGCCGCGGATGCTGGAGGTCGCCCGCGGGCAGATCGCGGCCGGGAACAACCAGTACCCGCCAGGACGCGGCATGCCCGGCCTCCGCGCCGCCATCGCCGACGACCGGGCCGCGCGGTACGGCTCGGTCCTCGACCCTGCGACCGAGGTGCTCGTCACCGTCGGTGCCACTGAGGCGATCGCCGCCGCGGTCCTCGGCCTGGTCGAGCCCGGCCGCGAGGTCATCCTGATCGAGCCGTACTACGACTCCTACGCCGCCGCCGTCGCGTTGGCCGGCGCCCGCCGCGTCGCCGTGCCCCTCGTCCGCGACGGCCGGGGTTTCGCGCTCGACGTCGACGCCCTGCGTGCCGCGGTCACGCGCGACACGGCGATGATCGTCGTCAACACGCCACACAACCCCACCGGGACCATGCTCACAGCCGACGAGTTGGGCGCCGTCGCGGAGATTGCATGCGAACACGACCTGATCGTCCTGTCCGACGAGGTCTACGAGCACCTCACCTTCGATGCCGGCCACGTCCCCGTCGCGTCCCTGCCCGGCATGCGAGAGCGGACCATCACGGTCTCGAGCGCCGCCAAGGCGTTCAATGTGACGGGGTGGAAGATCGGCTGGGCGCTGGCCCCCGCACCGCTGATCGACGGGGTGCTCGCCGCCAAACAGTTCCTCACCTTCGTCGGCGGCGCTCCCTTCCAGCCCGCCGTCGAACACGCCCTGCGCCACGAGCAGGCGTGGGTCGAGGGGCTACGACGCGACCTGCTCGGTAAGCGCGACCGGCTGTCGGCTGCGCTCCGGAACGCCGGATTCGACACCCTCACCAGTGCCGGCACCTACTACGTGTGCGTCGACCTCGGCGACGGCGTCGACGGCCTCGACTTCTGCCGACGGCTCCCGGCTGAGCGGGGTGTGGCCGGCGTGCCGGTCTCCGTGTTCACCGACCACCCCGGACCATGGCGAGGCATCGTGCGCTTCGCCTTCTGCAAGCGGGACGAGGTGCTCGACGAAGGCGTTCGGCGGCTCCTGGCTGCGAACAGCTGA
- a CDS encoding alanine/glycine:cation symporter family protein, producing MDQLTDFLNALSGIVWGPFLLIPLLLGTGLYLTVRLGGIQFRRLGAALRLGLWKRSDDGSEGDISQFQALTTALAATVGTGNIVGVATAIGIGGPGALFWMWVTGLLGMASKYTEAFLAVRYRTTDEVGERNGGPQYYLERGIRGPLGKVLAWSFTIFTIVACFGIGNLTQANSVAANLSHSFAIPTWATGLVIAAVTLLVLVGGIKSIGKVTAGFVPIMIVFYVVGAIVILIANIGSVPAALAQIFHDAFTGSAATGGFVGSVLIIAVQFGVARGIFSNESGMGSAAIAAAAARTSHPVRQGLVSMTQTFIDTIIVVTMTGLVIVTTGAWSAVDESGAQISASVMTGEAFSHGLPGQWGHIVVTIALVMFAFSTILGWAYYGERNVERLLGHRAVLPFRVVFSIITYFGCTTALDAVWAFSDIANGLMALPNLIGLLILSGLVARETRAYLKHDPQLTASQAEVEAFMEGEPGWDEWRASEAETTA from the coding sequence ATGGACCAGCTGACCGACTTTCTCAATGCCCTGAGCGGCATCGTGTGGGGACCGTTTCTCCTGATTCCCCTGCTGCTCGGCACGGGGCTCTACCTGACCGTCCGCCTGGGCGGCATCCAGTTCCGACGCCTCGGCGCCGCGCTGCGTCTGGGGCTGTGGAAGCGCAGCGACGACGGCTCCGAGGGTGACATCTCGCAGTTCCAGGCGCTGACCACCGCACTGGCCGCGACCGTCGGCACCGGCAACATTGTCGGCGTCGCCACGGCCATCGGCATCGGTGGTCCCGGCGCCCTGTTCTGGATGTGGGTGACCGGCCTGCTCGGCATGGCGTCGAAGTACACCGAGGCATTCCTGGCCGTGCGGTACCGCACCACCGACGAGGTGGGCGAGCGCAACGGCGGGCCCCAGTACTACCTGGAGCGCGGGATCCGCGGCCCGCTGGGCAAGGTGCTCGCCTGGTCGTTCACCATCTTCACGATCGTCGCCTGCTTCGGCATCGGCAACCTGACCCAGGCCAACTCGGTCGCGGCGAACCTGAGCCACAGCTTCGCCATCCCCACCTGGGCAACCGGGCTCGTGATCGCCGCCGTCACTCTGTTGGTCCTCGTGGGCGGCATCAAGTCCATCGGCAAGGTCACGGCGGGCTTCGTGCCGATCATGATCGTCTTCTACGTCGTCGGGGCGATCGTGATCCTGATCGCCAACATCGGGTCGGTGCCCGCCGCCCTCGCCCAGATCTTCCACGACGCCTTCACCGGTTCGGCGGCCACCGGCGGCTTCGTCGGCTCCGTGCTGATCATCGCCGTGCAGTTCGGCGTGGCACGCGGCATCTTCTCCAACGAGTCCGGCATGGGCTCGGCGGCCATCGCGGCGGCGGCGGCACGGACGAGCCACCCGGTCCGGCAGGGTCTGGTGTCCATGACCCAGACCTTCATCGACACCATCATCGTGGTCACGATGACCGGCCTCGTGATCGTGACGACCGGCGCCTGGTCCGCCGTGGACGAGTCCGGCGCCCAGATCTCGGCGTCCGTGATGACGGGTGAAGCCTTCTCACACGGTCTGCCGGGGCAGTGGGGGCACATCGTCGTGACGATCGCCCTGGTGATGTTCGCCTTCTCAACCATCCTGGGCTGGGCCTACTACGGCGAACGCAACGTCGAGCGGCTGCTCGGCCACCGCGCGGTGCTCCCCTTCCGGGTGGTGTTCTCGATCATCACCTACTTCGGCTGCACCACCGCGTTGGACGCCGTGTGGGCCTTCTCTGACATCGCCAACGGCCTCATGGCCCTGCCGAACCTGATCGGCCTGCTCATCCTGTCCGGGCTGGTCGCACGCGAGACCCGGGCCTACCTCAAGCACGACCCCCAGCTCACGGCGAGCCAGGCCGAGGTCGAGGCGTTCATGGAGGGTGAGCCGGGCTGGGACGAGTGGCGGGCCAGCGAGGCCGAGACAACCGCCTGA
- a CDS encoding DUF2804 family protein, with amino-acid sequence MRERELTYPVSLTDAHGRFNREAHGWARANVGILASSTTQVFGTWSGTWTHGSVVVAFDALVGFAEETHQLW; translated from the coding sequence ATGCGCGAGCGCGAACTCACGTATCCCGTGTCGCTGACCGACGCCCACGGGCGGTTCAACCGGGAGGCGCACGGCTGGGCGCGCGCCAACGTCGGCATCCTCGCCTCGAGCACGACCCAGGTGTTCGGGACGTGGTCCGGCACCTGGACGCACGGCAGCGTGGTCGTCGCCTTCGACGCCCTTGTGGGTTTCGCGGAGGAGACGCACCAGCTCTGGTGA
- a CDS encoding magnesium transporter CorA family protein — MKNSEIHSVVWKGDAVAARDVPFATISDHLADESSLIWVGIRNPNAQIFEQLGGELGLEPAAIEDALNHVERPKAVRYGTYSFVTVYAAVEQPPVADNVEQDEELALAKVSSFVFPRGMVSVWYDDRFGFDEIIDRWNETGNLGRHGSQMLVHGMLDYIVDGYFHRTQSLDDEIEELEDEVLEQHAGTTRGLQRRIYRLRKSLVRLRRAVVPMREVVASIMRHRRETDGDPSLDPWFDDLYDHSLRAAEWADSLRDLVTTIFETNMSLQDTRLNIVMRQLAAWAAIIAVPTAITGWFGQNLPYLGFGQDWGVWASVISIGLVSVVLYWSFKKRGWL; from the coding sequence GTGAAGAACAGCGAGATCCACTCTGTCGTCTGGAAGGGCGACGCCGTGGCCGCGCGCGACGTGCCCTTCGCCACGATCTCCGACCACCTCGCCGACGAGTCGTCGCTGATCTGGGTGGGCATCCGCAACCCGAACGCCCAGATCTTCGAGCAGCTCGGCGGTGAACTCGGGCTCGAACCCGCCGCCATCGAGGACGCGCTCAACCACGTAGAGCGCCCCAAGGCCGTGCGCTACGGCACCTACTCCTTCGTGACCGTGTACGCGGCGGTGGAGCAGCCGCCCGTCGCCGACAACGTGGAGCAGGACGAGGAGCTCGCGCTGGCGAAGGTCTCGTCGTTCGTGTTCCCGAGGGGGATGGTCTCGGTCTGGTACGACGACCGCTTCGGATTCGACGAGATCATCGACCGCTGGAACGAAACGGGCAACCTGGGCCGGCACGGCTCCCAAATGCTGGTCCACGGCATGCTCGACTACATCGTCGACGGCTACTTCCACCGCACCCAGAGCCTCGACGACGAGATCGAGGAGCTGGAGGACGAGGTCCTCGAACAGCACGCCGGCACGACGCGCGGCCTGCAGCGACGCATCTACCGCCTCCGGAAGTCGCTCGTCAGGCTGCGCCGAGCCGTGGTCCCGATGCGCGAGGTGGTCGCCTCGATCATGCGGCACCGCCGCGAGACCGACGGGGACCCGTCACTCGATCCCTGGTTCGATGACCTCTACGACCACTCCCTGCGCGCGGCGGAATGGGCCGACTCGCTCCGCGACCTCGTCACGACGATCTTCGAGACCAACATGTCCCTGCAGGACACCCGGCTGAACATCGTGATGCGCCAGCTCGCCGCGTGGGCCGCCATCATCGCCGTCCCGACGGCCATCACCGGATGGTTCGGGCAGAACCTCCCCTACCTCGGCTTCGGCCAGGACTGGGGCGTGTGGGCGTCGGTGATCTCGATCGGTCTGGTGAGCGTGGTGCTCTACTGGTCGTTCAAGAAGCGCGGTTGGCTCTGA
- a CDS encoding SPFH domain-containing protein, which translates to MEDITTLDEASVGGVAAGRPVGHDGTRVVIDERTAWTMNGGLALLLGVAIFGLSVWGTIVAVVAAEAGDEISAILGLGIVVGWLVAIVIFSSLTIVSPGDTKVLQFFGRYVGTIRKQGLLLTVPLTTKKKVSVKVRNFETNELKVNDADGNPINIAAIVVWQVADTAKSVFAVEAYEDFVQVQSEAGLRHVATSHPYDFADEGEESLRGSTDLVSGELAREVAARIAIAGLEVVETRISSLAYAPEIAQAMLQRQQASAVLSARSKIVEGAVGMVESALERLEADQIVELDDERKAAMVSNLLVVLCSDSRSTPVINTGTLYG; encoded by the coding sequence ATGGAAGACATCACCACACTCGACGAGGCCTCGGTCGGCGGCGTGGCCGCCGGCCGCCCCGTCGGACACGACGGCACCCGCGTCGTGATCGACGAGCGCACGGCGTGGACCATGAACGGCGGGCTCGCGTTGCTGCTGGGCGTCGCCATCTTCGGCCTCAGCGTCTGGGGGACCATCGTGGCGGTCGTCGCGGCGGAGGCCGGCGACGAGATCAGCGCCATCCTGGGCCTCGGGATCGTGGTCGGTTGGCTGGTCGCGATCGTCATCTTCTCCTCGCTCACGATCGTGTCGCCCGGCGACACCAAGGTCCTGCAGTTCTTCGGTCGCTATGTCGGCACCATCCGGAAGCAGGGCCTCCTGCTGACGGTGCCGCTGACGACGAAGAAGAAGGTCTCGGTCAAGGTCCGCAACTTCGAGACCAACGAGCTCAAGGTCAACGACGCCGACGGCAATCCCATCAACATCGCAGCGATCGTCGTGTGGCAGGTCGCCGACACGGCCAAGTCCGTCTTCGCCGTCGAGGCGTACGAGGACTTCGTGCAGGTCCAGTCGGAGGCGGGGCTGCGCCACGTCGCCACGTCGCACCCGTACGACTTCGCCGACGAGGGGGAGGAGTCCCTGCGCGGCTCGACCGACCTCGTTTCCGGAGAGCTGGCGCGCGAGGTCGCCGCACGCATCGCGATCGCAGGCCTGGAGGTCGTCGAGACGCGCATCTCGTCGCTGGCCTACGCCCCCGAGATCGCCCAGGCGATGCTTCAGCGGCAGCAGGCCTCCGCGGTCCTGTCGGCTCGTTCGAAGATCGTCGAAGGAGCCGTCGGTATGGTCGAGTCGGCGCTCGAGCGCCTCGAGGCCGACCAGATCGTCGAACTCGACGACGAACGGAAGGCCGCCATGGTGTCCAACCTGCTCGTGGTGCTGTGCTCCGACTCGCGCTCGACGCCGGTCATCAACACGGGCACGCTCTACGGCTGA
- a CDS encoding toxin-antitoxin system HicB family antitoxin yields MSDEQPGADSAKPAKASRKSVLLRLDPGVHEALAQWAADDLRSLNAHIEMLLRDALRRSGREVKARPIRRPGRPPKEG; encoded by the coding sequence ATGAGCGACGAGCAGCCCGGCGCCGACTCCGCGAAGCCTGCGAAGGCGTCGCGGAAGTCGGTGCTGCTCCGGCTCGACCCCGGGGTGCACGAGGCGCTGGCGCAGTGGGCGGCCGACGACCTGCGCAGCCTCAACGCGCACATCGAGATGCTGCTGCGTGACGCCCTGCGACGGTCGGGTCGCGAGGTGAAGGCCAGGCCCATCCGTCGTCCCGGTCGCCCCCCGAAGGAGGGCTGA
- a CDS encoding FAD-binding and (Fe-S)-binding domain-containing protein, translated as MSVTTSRAVLTPGNQAAIGALRAALGNDAVSTRELDRVALAVDASHYLRTPDAIMRARHAQDVAVAMSISNQLGWPLTLRSGGTSLSGQALSEGLTVDVRRHFRDIEVLENGAKVRVQPGATIRAVNGALASYKTKLGPDPASEIACTVGGMIANNSSGMTCGTVKNAYQTIESMTIVLASGTVIDTGAPDADERLRRAEPALVDVLVRLRDQLSGDAFRSDIERRYAIKNTMGYGINSFIDHTSPVKILEHLMIGSEGTLGFVAEAVFNTVKVPARTTTGLLLFDSLDAATTALPALVYSGADVVELIDAAAIRAMGDDAKDVLPQGFAPEQHASLLVEYQADDADGIAERASTGMKTFADLGGLASAPELTEDNKRRGQMWLMRKGLYTKVAKNRPKGTAALLEDIAVPMETLGGICNELQTLFTKHDYHDAVIFGHAKDGNIHFLVTEDFAGPESLTRYDAFTEDMVSLVLDAQGTLKAEHGTGRIMAPFVQRQYGDDLYQAMWDVKNACDPKRILNPGAVLTDDPKLHLKDIKPTGEVREVIDNCVECGYCEPVCPSQHLTTTPRQRIVIQRAIEAAEAEGNTELAEALFKQETYDVVQTCAVDGMCSTACPVGINTGDLIRTLRKERQKPALDAGWNVAAEHWGVVLRTASIGMSVVEKVPTPLVRGVLHTARAVAGTDVVPLLTKEMPGGGPIRKPEPKANPDAIFLPACVGSMFGSQHGCGTGVAGAVRQLAAHAGLTLSTPDGVKELCCGTPWKSKGLAKGYDTMSQKLVDWVVAATDNGRLPLVSDNVSCSEGMEVALKNRGVTTVHVYDAVQWVAEKVAPKLPVVAKAGTAVVHPTCSSTLMGVNDNLLFLAGLVADEVIVPQGWRCCAFAGDRGMLHEELTATSTQDEARNAREANADLYLSLNRTCEIGMTRAVGKTYVHVLEELAARLAKA; from the coding sequence ATGTCCGTGACAACGTCCCGCGCGGTCCTCACGCCGGGCAATCAGGCCGCTATCGGCGCGCTTCGCGCCGCACTCGGCAACGACGCCGTCAGCACCCGTGAACTCGACCGCGTCGCACTCGCGGTCGACGCGTCGCACTACCTCCGCACGCCCGACGCCATCATGCGCGCCCGCCACGCTCAGGACGTCGCCGTCGCGATGTCGATCTCGAACCAGCTCGGCTGGCCCCTGACCCTGCGCTCCGGCGGCACGTCCCTGTCCGGCCAGGCGCTGTCAGAGGGGCTGACCGTCGACGTGCGGCGCCACTTCCGCGACATCGAGGTGCTCGAGAACGGCGCTAAGGTGCGCGTGCAGCCGGGCGCGACCATCCGCGCCGTCAACGGCGCGCTCGCCTCGTACAAGACAAAGCTCGGCCCCGACCCCGCCTCGGAGATCGCCTGCACCGTCGGCGGCATGATCGCCAACAACTCCTCCGGCATGACCTGCGGCACGGTCAAGAACGCCTACCAGACCATCGAGTCGATGACGATCGTGCTGGCCTCCGGCACCGTGATCGACACCGGCGCACCGGACGCCGACGAGCGGCTCCGCCGCGCCGAGCCGGCCCTGGTCGACGTGCTGGTGCGCCTGCGCGACCAGCTGAGCGGCGACGCCTTCCGCTCCGACATCGAGCGCCGCTACGCCATCAAGAACACGATGGGCTACGGCATCAACTCGTTCATCGACCACACCTCCCCCGTCAAGATCCTCGAGCACCTGATGATCGGCTCGGAGGGCACGCTCGGCTTCGTCGCCGAGGCGGTGTTCAACACGGTCAAGGTGCCCGCCCGCACCACCACCGGCCTGCTGCTGTTCGACTCCCTCGACGCTGCGACGACCGCCCTCCCGGCGCTGGTCTACTCCGGCGCCGACGTCGTCGAGCTGATCGATGCCGCCGCGATCCGCGCCATGGGCGACGACGCGAAGGACGTGCTCCCGCAGGGTTTCGCGCCCGAGCAGCACGCCTCGCTGCTTGTCGAGTACCAGGCCGACGACGCCGACGGCATCGCCGAGCGCGCCTCCACGGGCATGAAGACGTTCGCCGACCTGGGCGGCCTCGCGTCGGCCCCCGAGCTGACAGAGGACAACAAGCGCCGCGGCCAGATGTGGCTGATGCGCAAGGGCCTCTACACGAAGGTCGCGAAGAACCGCCCCAAGGGCACCGCGGCGCTGCTCGAGGACATCGCGGTCCCGATGGAGACGCTGGGCGGCATCTGCAACGAGCTGCAGACGCTGTTCACGAAGCACGACTACCACGACGCGGTGATCTTCGGCCACGCCAAGGACGGCAACATCCACTTCCTGGTCACCGAGGACTTCGCCGGACCAGAGTCACTCACCCGCTACGACGCGTTCACCGAGGATATGGTCTCGCTCGTGCTCGACGCGCAGGGCACGCTGAAGGCCGAGCACGGCACCGGCCGCATCATGGCTCCCTTCGTGCAGCGCCAGTACGGCGATGACCTGTACCAGGCGATGTGGGACGTCAAGAACGCCTGCGACCCGAAGCGCATCCTCAACCCCGGCGCAGTCCTGACCGATGACCCGAAGCTCCACCTCAAGGACATCAAGCCCACCGGCGAGGTCCGCGAGGTGATCGACAACTGCGTCGAGTGCGGGTACTGCGAGCCCGTGTGCCCCAGCCAGCATCTGACGACGACTCCGCGCCAGCGCATCGTGATCCAGCGCGCCATCGAGGCGGCCGAGGCCGAGGGCAACACCGAGCTCGCTGAGGCCCTGTTCAAGCAGGAGACCTACGACGTCGTGCAGACGTGCGCGGTCGACGGCATGTGTTCGACGGCCTGCCCGGTCGGCATCAACACCGGCGACCTGATCCGCACTCTGCGCAAGGAACGTCAGAAGCCCGCCCTCGACGCCGGCTGGAACGTCGCGGCCGAACACTGGGGTGTCGTGCTGCGCACCGCATCGATCGGCATGAGCGTCGTCGAGAAGGTCCCCACCCCGCTGGTGCGTGGCGTGCTGCACACGGCGCGCGCCGTCGCGGGCACCGACGTCGTGCCGCTGCTGACCAAGGAGATGCCCGGCGGCGGCCCGATCCGGAAGCCCGAGCCCAAGGCGAACCCGGACGCGATCTTCCTGCCCGCCTGTGTCGGCTCGATGTTCGGCTCGCAGCACGGCTGCGGCACCGGCGTCGCGGGGGCGGTGCGCCAGCTGGCCGCCCACGCCGGACTGACGCTCAGCACTCCCGACGGCGTCAAGGAGCTGTGCTGCGGCACGCCGTGGAAGTCGAAGGGGCTGGCCAAGGGCTACGACACCATGAGCCAGAAGCTGGTCGACTGGGTCGTGGCCGCCACGGACAACGGCCGCCTCCCCCTCGTCAGCGACAACGTCTCCTGCTCCGAGGGCATGGAGGTCGCGCTGAAGAATCGCGGCGTGACCACCGTGCACGTCTACGACGCCGTCCAGTGGGTCGCGGAGAAGGTCGCGCCGAAGCTGCCCGTCGTCGCGAAGGCCGGCACGGCCGTCGTACACCCGACGTGCTCCTCCACGCTGATGGGCGTCAACGACAACCTGCTGTTCCTGGCCGGCCTCGTCGCCGACGAGGTCATCGTGCCGCAGGGCTGGCGCTGCTGCGCCTTCGCCGGCGACCGCGGCATGCTGCACGAGGAGCTGACCGCCACTTCGACGCAGGACGAGGCCCGCAACGCCCGCGAGGCGAACGCCGACCTGTACCTGTCGCTCAACCGCACCTGCGAGATCGGCATGACGCGCGCCGTCGGCAAGACGTACGTGCACGTGCTGGAGGAACTGGCTGCCCGCCTCGCCAAGGCCTGA